AAAATAAAATGATAACAGTTTTAGTAAAAAAAAATTTTATTATAAATAAAAAAAAATGGCAAACGTATGTTACCATTTTTTGAATATTATTTTTATACTGGAAATAATTTCAAATCCATCGCGATTTCTGTATTAGAAAATAACTTTCTTGCTTCTTTCAGCAATTCCTTATATGTATCTCCTTGATAACGAGAACTAATATGAGTCAATATTAATCGCTTTACATTTGCATTTAATGCAATACGCGCAGCTTGTTCTGTTGTTGAATGGAAATAGTCATGTGCTTGCTGTTCATCTTCTGCCGCAAAAGTCGCTTCATGAACAAGTACGTCAGCATCTTGCGCAAGCTCTCTACTCGCTTCGCAATATCGTGTATCACCTAAAATTGTAATAACCCTTCCTTTTTGAGGCGGGCCGATAAAATCTTTTCCATTTAACACTGTGCCATTCTCTAATTCAACTACTTCACCATCTTTTAAACGTTTAAAAACCGGACCAGGTTTCACACCCATTCCCAGCAACTTATCCACTAAAAGAGCTCCCTGTATATCTTTCTCTACAATTCGATATCCGAAACATTCGATTCCGTGTGATAACCTTTTTGTTTCTACACAGAATTCATTATCCTCAAACACAATACCTTCTTCCGTAATCTCAACGATTTCAAGTGGATATTTAACATGTGTCGTACTTACTAATAATGCTACTTCAATAAATTGTTTAATTCCTTTTGGGCCGTACACTGTTAACGGCGTCGTTCCTCCTTGAAAAGAACGGCTCCCTAATAAACCAGGCAAACCAAAAATATGATCTCCATGTAAATGAGTAATAAATATTTTTTCAATGCGTCTTGGGCGTACAGATGTATGTAAAATTTGATGCTGAGTCGCTTCACCACAGTCAAATAGCCACGTTTGCCCTCGTTCTTCTAACAATTGTAAGGCGATTGCTGAAACGTTCCTTCCTTTTGAAGGAACACCTGCACCAGTTCCTAAAAATACAAATTCCACTTTCTTTCCTCCAGCTCTTTATATAATCTATCTTTCATCTTACGGAATGTTATTTCAAATGGCAAATTGAATTTACATAGACAATCATCTAGACAACTATATAACACGAACATTTAAATAAAAAACTTAACAATCGTTCGTGTTTTGTAGTAATATAACTATATCACATATAAAGGGAGCGTTTTATTATGAAAGAAGTATTTCGTTTACAAACTGATTTTTCATCTTCATTTGATCGCTGGGTAAGTTCTTTCGTTTCTGATCACCCAGCACAACTAGAGTGGACGACTTTAAAAGAATTAATTCATGAATATACAACATCACATACAAATGAGACGTTACCAACATATATTTCTTCAGCTTTAACATATTACGCACAACGCGTTTCAACAACAAATAGCTCAGAGATTGTTATTTTTGAAAATCCTACAATCTCATAATCTATAATAAAAAGCACTGTAAACAGTGCTTTTTATTTATATTTATTTAAGTATTTATTTTCCCACCATATTTACAATTAAACACATCTTACTTCATACTATATATCCATCATAAATCTATTTAATTTTTTGAAAAAATAGACAAAAAAGATATTGACACTACAAATTTACAGTGCTAATATTCAACGTGTAATTGAATATGGTCTCTGTTAGGTGAGGCTCCTGTATAGAGAAACGCTGCTGCCCAAAAATGTCGAGAGACGCCAATGGGTCAACAGGAAAGGTCGGAATGAAGGCCTTTCTTAACGTAGCTGGTTTCAGTACCTATGCTATACAGTGCTAAAACTCAACGAGGGAGAGGTGCGTATGTTTTGTCATACACAAAAACTGTTTTTATCTATGTTTACTAACAGTCTTTGTTGTTGACTCTTTTTGACTACGAATTCAGACCTTTACTCGTTTTGAGTAAAGGTCTTTTTTACGTCTTTATGCACCTTACTATGAAACAAACAT
This Bacillus mycoides DNA region includes the following protein-coding sequences:
- the rnz gene encoding ribonuclease Z, with translation MEFVFLGTGAGVPSKGRNVSAIALQLLEERGQTWLFDCGEATQHQILHTSVRPRRIEKIFITHLHGDHIFGLPGLLGSRSFQGGTTPLTVYGPKGIKQFIEVALLVSTTHVKYPLEIVEITEEGIVFEDNEFCVETKRLSHGIECFGYRIVEKDIQGALLVDKLLGMGVKPGPVFKRLKDGEVVELENGTVLNGKDFIGPPQKGRVITILGDTRYCEASRELAQDADVLVHEATFAAEDEQQAHDYFHSTTEQAARIALNANVKRLILTHISSRYQGDTYKELLKEARKLFSNTEIAMDLKLFPV
- a CDS encoding DUF3932 family protein, which gives rise to MKEVFRLQTDFSSSFDRWVSSFVSDHPAQLEWTTLKELIHEYTTSHTNETLPTYISSALTYYAQRVSTTNSSEIVIFENPTIS